The Deltaproteobacteria bacterium genome contains a region encoding:
- a CDS encoding insulinase family protein, giving the protein MSLDDRKLLIKAAADASSISGHRIHFDCAFSLNKSVGAARFVLDNGLKIIFAPDDRAPIFTYQTWYKVGSKHEDPNRTGLAHLFEHLMFKGTENHAAGKFDREMERRGTQTNAATWVDWTYYHQALSTYGDNFTTVVDFESDRMANLTIDKDTFTSELEVVKNERRMSIDDSVSGTLSEKLFNLAFTCHPYRWPTICSIEHLQAATIDDLKQFYRTYYAPNNAVVVVAGALDVVTTLSQLARSYGPLSAQTINQRERPCEPKQNISRRLDITHSVVVPQLCIGFHTPSQNDHDFLTAQLLADVLLDGDNARLYHRLVTISELASSVEGGLLPFAEPGLYELFIAARPEVDPEKIISVTQNELDLLANGITKDEDEKVRAAFELNFFNSLKNAVAIADTLGHFEANFADFTIGLLSLEKLKQITPVELSRVAREIFRQDNRNIVVAQSASRRNGNE; this is encoded by the coding sequence ATGAGTCTTGACGATCGCAAGCTATTAATAAAGGCCGCTGCTGATGCCAGTTCTATTTCTGGGCATCGTATTCATTTTGATTGTGCATTTAGTCTTAATAAGTCAGTGGGGGCGGCTCGTTTTGTGCTTGATAACGGCCTAAAAATTATTTTTGCTCCAGATGATCGCGCTCCCATTTTTACCTATCAAACCTGGTATAAAGTTGGCAGCAAACATGAAGATCCTAATCGCACCGGTTTAGCCCATCTCTTTGAACACCTAATGTTCAAAGGTACCGAAAATCACGCGGCAGGCAAATTCGATCGTGAAATGGAGCGACGTGGAACTCAAACTAATGCTGCCACTTGGGTTGACTGGACCTATTACCACCAAGCTCTCTCTACCTATGGGGACAATTTTACCACTGTGGTTGATTTTGAATCTGACCGTATGGCCAACCTAACTATCGATAAAGACACCTTCACTAGCGAGCTTGAAGTAGTAAAAAATGAAAGACGTATGAGTATCGATGATTCAGTTAGCGGCACCCTCTCTGAAAAACTATTTAACTTAGCATTTACTTGCCACCCATATCGTTGGCCGACCATTTGTTCAATTGAACATTTGCAGGCAGCTACTATCGATGACCTAAAGCAATTTTATCGTACCTATTATGCCCCTAATAACGCTGTAGTGGTAGTTGCAGGTGCGCTTGATGTAGTTACTACCCTCAGCCAATTAGCACGCTCTTATGGCCCCTTATCGGCTCAAACAATTAATCAGCGTGAACGACCATGTGAGCCTAAACAAAATATTTCACGTCGTTTAGATATTACCCACTCAGTTGTGGTACCACAATTATGCATCGGTTTTCATACACCCAGCCAAAATGACCATGACTTTCTCACCGCCCAGCTATTAGCTGATGTTTTACTCGATGGCGATAACGCTCGGCTTTACCATCGTTTAGTTACAATCAGCGAATTAGCCAGTAGCGTTGAAGGTGGCTTATTGCCATTTGCTGAACCAGGACTTTATGAACTCTTTATTGCTGCACGTCCTGAAGTTGACCCTGAGAAAATAATTAGTGTTACCCAAAATGAACTTGATCTATTAGCTAATGGCATAACTAAAGACGAAGATGAAAAAGTAAGAGCAGCCTTCGAGCTTAACTTTTTTAACAGTTTAAAAAATGCCGTGGCTATTGCTGACACTCTCGGACACTTTGAAGCCAATTTTGCTGATTTTACTATTGGCCTTTTAAGCTTAGAAAAACTTAAACAAATAACTCCCGTAGAATTATCACGAGTTGCCCGTGAAATTTTTCGTCAAGATAATCGCAATATCGTAGTGGCCCAATCTGCTAGTAGGAGAAATGGCAATGAATAA
- a CDS encoding insulinase family protein, with product MNNKPIVQCDKVGPAVLLTLPETSLPVVHFTLALRHGAFVDPQGQAGRTRMMIESLLRGTQKQNRREFHCALECLGSQIDTTVTSELILLHGTSLKRNLSATFNLLSDAVLIPAFDEQECKILSRELIDALRLERESDEALAYHFWRRALYQDHPLARRPTGEPSEIAWLKADDLRSAYKAQWNANSLIAALSGDINKLEAQQLLEPIIAKLNAKHYHQQQITNLPEPDGLNIFIVDKPYRSQVQMCVGRSAVSGFADDVLNFWLGIVAFGGTFTAKFCREVRDIRGWSYTAYAEFARKLPFKSPLILHSAPAITDAVDCLELELQLYRELANGQIENQEIEAARSYLLCRYPLEIATISDLVLPAIRDEILNLPPNEFLKLPKRLSVIEPEAVSKALQLYLHPDNLIVVLVATADAILPDLQKRFTNAEITIVNYLDGFQ from the coding sequence ATGAATAATAAACCGATAGTACAATGCGATAAAGTGGGTCCGGCTGTCTTACTAACCCTACCAGAAACCAGCTTACCCGTGGTGCACTTTACTTTAGCACTGCGCCATGGTGCTTTCGTTGATCCCCAAGGCCAGGCTGGTCGCACTCGTATGATGATTGAGTCGTTATTGCGAGGCACGCAAAAACAAAACCGTCGTGAGTTTCATTGCGCGCTTGAGTGTTTAGGTTCACAAATTGATACTACCGTTACTAGTGAATTAATTTTGTTACATGGCACCTCTTTAAAACGAAATTTATCAGCTACTTTTAATTTGCTTAGCGATGCTGTGCTTATCCCGGCATTTGATGAACAAGAATGTAAAATTTTATCGCGAGAGCTTATTGATGCCCTGCGCCTCGAGCGCGAAAGTGATGAAGCTTTAGCTTATCATTTTTGGCGGCGTGCGCTTTATCAAGACCACCCTTTAGCTCGTCGACCAACCGGTGAACCCAGTGAAATAGCTTGGCTAAAAGCTGACGATTTACGTTCAGCCTATAAAGCTCAATGGAATGCTAACAGCCTCATTGCCGCCCTTAGTGGCGACATCAACAAACTCGAGGCGCAACAATTGCTTGAACCAATAATCGCTAAACTTAATGCTAAACATTACCATCAACAACAAATTACAAATTTACCTGAGCCTGATGGTTTAAATATTTTCATTGTTGATAAACCCTACCGCTCACAAGTGCAAATGTGTGTTGGCCGTTCGGCGGTAAGCGGCTTTGCTGATGATGTACTTAACTTTTGGCTTGGTATCGTTGCTTTTGGCGGTACCTTTACTGCAAAATTTTGTCGTGAAGTGCGTGATATTCGTGGTTGGTCGTATACTGCCTACGCGGAATTTGCACGCAAATTACCATTTAAAAGCCCACTAATATTGCATAGTGCCCCAGCAATTACTGATGCAGTTGATTGCTTAGAATTAGAATTGCAACTTTATCGCGAACTGGCTAATGGCCAAATTGAAAACCAAGAAATTGAGGCGGCACGGTCATATTTGCTTTGCCGCTATCCTTTAGAAATAGCAACTATTTCTGACCTGGTATTACCTGCTATTCGCGATGAAATATTAAATCTACCACCTAATGAGTTCTTAAAGTTGCCTAAACGACTATCTGTTATTGAACCTGAAGCGGTTAGCAAAGCCCTACAACTTTATCTTCACCCTGATAATTTAATAGTCGTACTAGTTGCTACTGCTGATGCTATTTTGCCTGACTTGCAAAAACGCTTTACTAATGCCGAAATTACGATAGTTAACTACCTTGATGGATTTCAGTAA
- the mltG gene encoding endolytic transglycosylase MltG, whose product MSLKKISHSIFLLFFLALIITLGGGFFLFQRHLNTPLSLSKPHTLSIKRGDTLKQTLDKLEREQILQHTRLLYLYARWLKRTSIRTGEYLIEPQDTPKIMLDKLITGKVRTEQFTIVEGQNRWIIRNSLAAAAWMTVTEFDHLCDDQNFLKQNDIPGPTCEGYLFPETYTIARGLSAKAIFKVMFQMFHNVYREITHVGTGPLQFTPRQLVTLASIVEKETGAPEERPRIACVFYNRLKAKPAWRLETDPTSIYAATIADPNFNGNLKRKHLRDFKHPYNTYHIYGLPPGPIANPGKAALKAVVAPSNCNDFFFVSMNNGRHFFCPTLSCHNKAVAAWQLHNRGMR is encoded by the coding sequence ATGAGCCTAAAAAAAATTAGTCATTCGATTTTTTTACTATTTTTTTTGGCGCTGATCATAACTTTGGGCGGCGGATTTTTTTTGTTTCAGCGCCATCTTAATACCCCGCTTTCCCTATCAAAACCGCATACCTTATCAATTAAGCGTGGTGATACTTTAAAGCAAACCTTAGATAAACTAGAACGAGAACAAATATTACAACACACCCGTCTGCTTTATTTGTATGCGCGTTGGTTAAAACGCACCAGTATTCGTACCGGTGAATATTTAATTGAACCGCAAGATACTCCTAAAATTATGCTTGATAAATTAATTACCGGAAAAGTTCGCACCGAACAATTTACCATTGTCGAAGGGCAAAATCGTTGGATAATACGTAACAGCTTAGCTGCTGCTGCTTGGATGACTGTTACCGAATTTGATCACCTTTGTGATGATCAAAATTTTCTAAAACAAAATGATATACCTGGACCAACCTGTGAAGGATATCTATTTCCTGAAACTTATACGATTGCCAGAGGCCTTTCTGCTAAAGCTATTTTTAAAGTAATGTTTCAAATGTTTCATAATGTCTATCGCGAAATAACTCATGTCGGAACCGGCCCCTTACAGTTCACTCCCCGTCAATTAGTTACTCTGGCTTCGATTGTTGAAAAAGAAACTGGTGCCCCTGAAGAAAGACCACGAATTGCCTGCGTGTTTTATAATCGTTTAAAAGCTAAACCTGCTTGGCGTTTAGAAACTGATCCAACTTCAATTTATGCTGCTACCATTGCTGACCCTAATTTTAATGGCAATCTAAAGCGTAAACATTTGCGTGATTTTAAACACCCCTACAATACCTATCATATTTATGGCTTGCCACCTGGACCCATCGCTAATCCTGGTAAAGCTGCACTTAAAGCTGTTGTTGCCCCAAGCAACTGCAATGATTTCTTTTTTGTATCCATGAATAATGGGAGACATTTCTTTTGCCCAACACTTAGCTGTCACAATAAGGCGGTGGCGGCTTGGCAATTACATAATCGAGGAATGCGATAA
- the ruvX gene encoding Holliday junction resolvase RuvX, whose product MIRVLGIDVGKVRIGVALSDPLGITAQPLEVIDRRKTDTLKRIIELINQHEVNQIVIGYPLQLNGEASFAAAYVDEFINSLAQHTSVPIKRWDERLTTAGAQRTMISAGVRRNKRRQTIDKVAAAIMLQSFLDMKST is encoded by the coding sequence ATGATTCGAGTACTCGGGATCGACGTTGGTAAAGTCCGTATTGGTGTCGCTTTAAGTGACCCTTTAGGTATTACCGCACAGCCGCTTGAAGTTATCGATCGACGCAAAACAGATACACTAAAAAGAATTATAGAATTAATTAATCAACACGAAGTAAATCAAATAGTTATTGGTTATCCTTTACAACTCAACGGTGAAGCCAGTTTTGCTGCCGCATATGTTGACGAGTTTATTAATTCACTTGCCCAACATACATCCGTACCTATTAAACGTTGGGATGAACGTTTAACTACCGCTGGTGCGCAACGCACCATGATTTCAGCAGGAGTACGTCGTAATAAACGTCGACAAACTATTGATAAAGTTGCTGCAGCAATTATGCTACAATCTTTTCTGGATATGAAAAGCACATGA
- a CDS encoding transcriptional regulator, whose translation MSAQKIVKRYANRKLYDTERSCYVTLEDISQMIKAGEEVKVIDNKTGEDLTSVTLAQIIFETEKKKSFMPLTLLRDLIQNSGESISEIARDGAQRVQNAAIEIRDTAQKLKSDIEGRIERFTHRRQENESSAQSKLGELKKSFDEIQKNVEERIKGSVGTVSRYANLGRDMDEIRQRLEALEERLSDKQ comes from the coding sequence ATGTCTGCCCAGAAGATTGTAAAACGCTACGCAAACCGCAAGCTTTATGACACAGAGCGTAGTTGTTATGTAACGCTCGAAGATATTTCTCAAATGATAAAAGCCGGAGAAGAAGTAAAAGTAATTGATAACAAAACTGGTGAAGATCTCACCAGTGTTACTCTGGCCCAAATCATTTTCGAAACTGAAAAGAAAAAAAGCTTTATGCCGCTTACTTTATTGCGCGATCTTATTCAAAATAGCGGTGAGAGTATTAGTGAGATAGCTCGCGATGGCGCGCAACGCGTTCAAAATGCCGCGATAGAAATCCGCGATACAGCGCAAAAACTTAAATCTGACATCGAGGGCCGTATTGAGCGTTTTACTCATAGACGCCAAGAAAATGAGTCCAGCGCTCAAAGCAAGCTCGGCGAATTGAAAAAATCTTTCGATGAAATACAGAAAAACGTCGAAGAACGTATTAAAGGCAGTGTTGGTACTGTTTCCCGTTACGCTAACTTAGGTCGTGATATGGATGAAATTCGCCAACGCCTCGAAGCTCTTGAAGAACGCCTATCAGACAAACAATAA
- the rsgA gene encoding ribosome small subunit-dependent GTPase A → MSGQNLNILESLGFDLEMTGFMQDRPNIIIGRIVRHDRISLLALTELGEFIVEVPGRMRRKSTNIETPCIGDWVTLAPTIQPQRVTLDSVLPRRTKLVRQRAGEISGEQILAANIDTLFIVSGLDNDFNPRRIERYLTLAWQSGSRPVIVLNKIDVCPNPAQRISETLAIALNVPAIAISARTKQGIDGIRPFLGFGKTGALIGSSGVGKSSIVNTLLNEQRFAIGAVRLQDQRGRHITARRELVVLPEGAGCLIDTPGLREVQLCGDENGLNQAFADIATLAKQCRFTNCTHGIEPHCKVREAIDNGKLSLARFDNYQTLQNELQRLQTRWRTSKQLSKGANKYKKRK, encoded by the coding sequence ATGAGTGGTCAAAATTTAAATATTCTAGAATCGCTTGGGTTTGACCTAGAAATGACGGGATTCATGCAAGATAGGCCAAACATCATTATTGGCCGGATTGTGCGTCATGATCGTATCAGCCTGTTAGCCCTAACAGAGTTAGGGGAATTTATTGTTGAAGTACCTGGTAGAATGCGAAGAAAAAGTACAAATATTGAAACTCCGTGTATTGGTGATTGGGTAACTTTAGCGCCAACCATACAACCTCAGCGTGTCACTTTAGATTCAGTATTACCGCGACGCACTAAATTAGTTCGGCAAAGGGCTGGGGAAATAAGTGGTGAACAAATTCTAGCGGCTAATATTGACACATTATTTATAGTTTCTGGGTTGGATAACGACTTTAACCCAAGGCGTATTGAACGCTATTTAACGTTAGCGTGGCAAAGTGGCTCACGTCCGGTAATTGTTTTGAATAAAATCGATGTTTGCCCTAATCCAGCTCAACGCATTAGTGAAACCCTAGCGATAGCTTTAAATGTACCGGCAATAGCAATTAGCGCCAGGACTAAACAAGGCATTGATGGAATACGTCCCTTTCTTGGTTTTGGTAAAACCGGAGCTTTAATTGGCTCATCTGGTGTAGGAAAATCCAGTATTGTTAATACGTTATTGAATGAACAGCGTTTTGCTATTGGTGCTGTACGTCTGCAAGATCAACGTGGTCGTCATATCACTGCCCGTCGTGAACTAGTGGTGTTACCAGAAGGTGCCGGTTGCTTGATAGACACCCCTGGTTTGCGAGAAGTGCAACTCTGCGGTGATGAAAATGGCTTAAATCAAGCTTTTGCCGATATTGCGACATTGGCAAAACAATGTCGTTTTACCAATTGTACCCATGGCATAGAACCGCATTGCAAAGTGCGAGAAGCTATTGATAACGGTAAATTATCATTAGCACGTTTTGATAACTATCAAACCTTACAAAACGAATTACAGCGGTTGCAAACACGTTGGCGTACCAGCAAACAATTATCCAAAGGAGCTAATAAATATAAAAAGCGAAAGTAA